attaatatccTGATAAACACGACTATCACATGTTCTCAATTTCTCAAGCATTAAATTCATTGTATAAGTTAGAATCTTATTATAGtcaatttttaatacatACTCAGTAATTATAACCAAAATTAAGCCAATCAAGTCATCCATTTCTCCAATCTTATAGTTAACTCCTCCAACTAATACTCCCTTTTTCAAGCCTTCAAAAGTTTGTTGAATTCTTAAATTTCCTTCCTTTTTCAAAACTATATCTATAAGCTTATCTAAACATTCTTCATATCTACCTCCATCAATCAAAGCTTGAATATACATCCTAATTCCCTCAAcatatgaaaataatataaaccGCCTTGAAATACTTATTGATAATTCTGGAATATTCATTTCCATTGAATATTCCAAATACCTTTCCCATATCTTGTGATGTTGTTCAATAGGCAAACTCTTCAAACTTCTGTCTAAAACTAAACGTGAGTTGGTAAATTCTAGACGAGATTTACGTAAATAGGCATTATATCTTAGCCAAAGATCTAAATCATTGCATGATTTGAGACTATTTTCATATTCCTCAGTTAAATCTAATCCTATTAATCTTTTACTTAACTTGATTTCCATAAAATTCTCATAATCTTCCATAAAACTAAGATACTCCACCCATATTGATGATACTCTTCTATTAGTTGAAGATAATGCTCTccttaatattaacaaaCAGTAATCCTGCTTATACATTAATTCAAgattattatcatcaataCCCTGTTTTTCTTGAGCATCCCTATTTTTCCATTCAtctaattcattatttaactCTGTCTTATCCATCATATAAGCAACCTCATGGCTCAATCCATctctattaatttcaatatctcTCCTTATCTttgatatatattcaatcCATACACCAGTTTGACCCTTTCTTTTTCCTAATTGATCCTCAAATTCCTTTATACCTCTcaattccaaaaataagTTCTCTCTCAATAGGCCATACCTTAAAGTTTGTAGAAATTCCAAACTTTTATCCACTCCATTCATTGcaatatatattacttaaaccaatttttttttcctcctTCACTCTTTCTTTCAGCATATTTAGTTACTTTTATTTACTCCCACAGAGGCGCCAAAATGTCGGCGCCTgacattttctttttttttctgcatgtaattttattaagatgattttttttatttaatttttattacaaCTTTATaaatgttaaaaaaaaaagaaagaaaaattaatcaaaagaATACggaattttaataattctgaaaatatttaattatttctttttaatactatgatgttatttttaattaattaaggAGTTCATTAtgaatttatatattaatctatatatattgaataaacattaatataaatatatctaattatatttctattagtatatatttacaatttCTTTGGAACCAATTTTGTCTTTACAGTAATTTTTGCTACTGTTTTTGGTTGTATTAAATTAGTCTTAATCTCTATTTTCTTTGGCATTGCAACTTTTACATTTGATAAATCTAATTTAGCTCCCAATTTAGCTCCAGGTACTAATGGTTTTGGTACTGCACTAACAGGTTGAGGTGACTTCATCAATACTTTTGATTGAGGTaaagaagatgataatgatgtattatttgaatttgaagtaGTTTTCAATACTAATTTCTTTGTAGTAGGTTCTGGattcttatttaataaaactaATTGTTTTGGTGAAGCTATATTTGCacttattttctttaattcaCTACTCTTAGCCGTTAAATCCTTCTTTGGTAGAGATTTTGAACTTGAAgttattgaatttgaattcaaaGATGATAGTGTAGAAGATAATGGTAAACCTAATTTTGCTGGTGATTTGGATACTTTACCACCGTCTTTAACTGATGATTTACCTTCAGATTGTTTTGGATTTAATAAACTTGAAGACTTTCCACTTCCCAAAATTGAATTGCCTTTAAGTGCCATCTTAccataattattaaatccaACTTTACCTGCtgatttatcttttttaaacATAATCTCCATATgatcttttcttttcttcataattaattcttttagTTCTTTTATTTGGAAAGTATCCATATTTCCTTGAGTATATATTGTAGAATCTGAACctattgaataatttccACAATAACCTTTCTTCATTACTATTGGCTCCAAATATCCTTTTCTAAACAAATATTCATGTTTATCTTCAGATTTATCTGATAATTCCAATTCTGGAATACCtctatattctttttttggtAATGGCAATTCTAAATCAGGATCATCATGATTTATATCATAAATCTTCTCCTCTATTGTAAGTTTCTCTAATAATCTCTCAACTCTTTGCATTATATGAGACCATAATTCCTCAGTAGATATCTTATCTTCTTCtgataaagaagaatacCATAATCcttgatttaataaagcttcatttcttaattttaaGAAATCATTCCATgtagaatttaataattcaaaaggTGTAAATCCATTTGCATCTCTTTGTGTTAACATTGGACTTATATCATATAcactatttaaaaatgatattataTCAAAACAATTCTTCAATCTTGTTAACATTTCTCTTGgtgaaatatataaaaactCTGCTATTGGAGTATGTATTGGAatagataatatttttgttgaagaattatttccaaatcCTGTATTTGAAGTACCcattgaatatatataagtctttaaatctttattattatatccATTATGTGATATTAATGGTAAAtcattcaatttttttggTAATTGAAAACTCAATGTTGTATTACAACATAATCCTAAAGCTAACATATGTAATGCATTCATTTTAAGTGTATCTGATCTATGACTTAAATTTGCACCTTTTTCTAACAATAAACGTACtgtttcaaattttaaacCATATATtcctaataataatggagtATTCCCCtgataattttctttatttatttcacttccatattttaataatatttccaCAGTCTCTATATGACCTTCTAATGAAGCTAAATGTAATGGTATTGctaattcaatattctcAACATTTGGATCTGTACCTCCATGTATTAATTCTGAACATAAAAATTTTCTACCTTTAAAAGCTGCAATATGTAATGGTGTATTAGATCCTAACCATTTTATTGTTTTAccatataataatttatatctATTAGAACCCCGCTCTGGCATTTTTTCCCCTGATTTACTGGCAAATGCATGTTTTTTTCGAATGCATGCATTCGCCCCCAAATGCTCGCCATTATCCTcagaattttcttttttgtaAGTTTTTGAACTTTTTTCCATATCCAAGGCAATTGCTTTACGTATCATATCTCTGGCTATTATTGCAGattttttatcattttgtATATCAAGactttcttcttctaattctGGATATGTACATAAAGCATGTATTGGTGTAATAccatattcatttttaaaaaataaatcagaaccttcttctaataataatgcaCACACATCATCTCTTAAATTACTTGCAGCCATTCCAAGAAGATTTAATCCAGTTGGTAAATAAGttactttatttaataatatatctttAACCTGACCAACTAATAATTGAGCAATACCCATTAAATGACCTTTAATTGAagcaataaataaaagagCACTATATTCAGATAAAGTTGAAAGATAATCAGCACTTTTTGAAATAGTACTATTACCAAGAATTTCACGATTAAgattagaaaataaatcaatagAAGCAATACGAATTCTCATATTACTTGGTGGTGTCATAACTCCCAAAATGGATGAATAAAGGCGCATTCTTGataaacaataataataaattggaCTTTTTGGTCCATAACATACCATACTATTATATAAAGATAACCAAGAGCATTCCATAATAAGATctttggaattattaaaaacacCTCTTTGTGAGACTTTTTGTATCATTTCTTTCTTGTAAATAATATCAGCCAGattaagaaataaatgaacTTTTTCATGATAACAACTTGGAAATActttatttgatgaaaCAATGATTGGCTTACAGTATTTATAAGACATTTTAGaatcatttgaatttgagaaattgTATAAACCAACAAGATGGGATCTAGagttatatattaaataatgattattatGGGTAATAAgggaaaaattattaatgaatttttcaaaaagttTTCTAGCTTCAATATCTTTTCCATcattaaaagaattgatTGCTAATTTATAATGATTTTCCATTTTTGAAACCAATTCATTACAACaagtatttatttcattggAGAATTCACCACAGTTACTACATTTCCATTTAATTTGTACTTCACCAGATTTACAATTAATTCTGGCTCTTTCACAGAGAGTTTTAATATCAGATGTCAttttatcttcatttttagCCATTGATAAAGGTAAAAAACTATCTTTAGTAGGTCTATCTCTTGAAAAAAGGTTGGATTTCTTTGGTAAAATActtttggaaataattctCAAGTTTGATTGGGAGGAATTTGGCTCAACAACTTctgattttttaaaaattggAGAAGGTACTaaaaatccaataataCAGAATGGACATCTAATTCCTTCTAAGAATAAGTTATTTTCTGAATCATCCAGACATCTAGAGCACATGCAAGCAAAAACTTTTGGACTATTAATGATggattttcttttaaaagtTGGCTGATAAAGATCTAAAATATATGAGATTGTAAGATTCGCATTTTCTGGTATATTGTATGCAGATCTGATACATAATTTATGTTCATCATTCATATAGTAAACGCAGGATGGAATACATGAATGTTGGAATTTACTAGCTTTTTCAAAGAAACCAAGGCCTGTAGAAACTGGAACTG
This Cryptosporidium parvum Iowa II chromosome 7, whole genome shotgun sequence DNA region includes the following protein-coding sequences:
- a CDS encoding protein with MYND plus SET domains plus 5 Ank repeats, which codes for MITSLVDILDLPKKSEISHKKNINIETLQKIFEKSKSGKSSFVSREFKKIDGSSSNYKEAVESLLEICRSLVRQGDSLLAIKQIKRFLFTEPRSLESHSFISLLYMKIGNYFKSYEHIMGVRFMTNDNDYDAKIASGSILDTLIFQICRLPLGLKSKSLIGFNFDDELPFDERKLEYISQYKFEKINFQSGFSSTTLDKFTTPISNSQINVGDLVHVEEPYALAPEIPSNLDIQTTCFHCLREREVYDHAFSCSVHPNTCPFVFCRWECMVKYSRRHELECEHIGAIIVISNESGLPVSFLLLALRCLIQTHLDSISLLIKTEGVSQKLLDLPSYSDIIEIVSPDLFSIFDFITQEFIRVIPIHLRLYFSRKELRSFLITLYSNKLPIIISSASSAFNSSPVPVSTGLGFFEKASKFQHSCIPSCVYYMNDEHKLCIRSAYNIPENANLTISYILDLYQPTFKRKSIINSPKVFACMCSRCLDDSENNLFLEGIRCPFCIIGFLVPSPIFKKSEVVEPNSSQSNLRIISKSILPKKSNLFSRDRPTKDSFLPLSMAKNEDKMTSDIKTLCERARINCKSGEVQIKWKCSNCGEFSNEINTCCNELVSKMENHYKLAINSFNDGKDIEARKLFEKFINNFSLITHNNHYLIYNSRSHLVGLYNFSNSNDSKMSYKYCKPIIVSSNKVFPSCYHEKVHLFLNLADIIYKKEMIQKVSQRGVFNNSKDLIMECSWLSLYNSMVCYGPKSPIYYYCLSRMRLYSSILGVMTPPSNMRIRIASIDLFSNLNREILGNSTISKSADYLSTLSEYSALLFIASIKGHLMGIAQLLVGQVKDILLNKVTYLPTGLNLLGMAASNLRDDVCALLLEEGSDLFFKNEYGITPIHALCTYPELEEESLDIQNDKKSAIIARDMIRKAIALDMEKSSKTYKKENSEDNGEHLGANACIRKKHAFASKSGEKMPERGSNRYKLLYGKTIKWLGSNTPLHIAAFKGRKFLCSELIHGGTDPNVENIELAIPLHLASLEGHIETVEILLKYGSEINKENYQGNTPLLLGIYGLKFETVRLLLEKGANLSHRSDTLKMNALHMLALGLCCNTTLSFQLPKKLNDLPLISHNGYNNKDLKTYIYSMGTSNTGFGNNSSTKILSIPIHTPIAEFLYISPREMLTRLKNCFDIISFLNSVYDISPMLTQRDANGFTPFELLNSTWNDFLKLRNEALLNQGLWYSSLSEEDKISTEELWSHIMQRVERLLEKLTIEEKIYDINHDDPDLELPLPKKEYRGIPELELSDKSEDKHEYLFRKGYLEPIVMKKGYCGNYSIGSDSTIYTQGNMDTFQIKELKELIMKKRKDHMEIMFKKDKSAGKVGFNNYGKMALKGNSILGSGKSSSLLNPKQSEGKSSVKDGGKVSKSPAKLGLPLSSTLSSLNSNSITSSSKSLPKKDLTAKSSELKKISANIASPKQLVLLNKNPEPTTKKLVLKTTSNSNNTSLSSSLPQSKVLMKSPQPVSAVPKPLVPGAKLGAKLDLSNVKVAMPKKIEIKTNLIQPKTVAKITVKTKLVPKKL